CGCTGATTACCCGCGCCGTTGCAGTCCCAGAGCTGGAGCTGCGCGCCGTCGGCGGTGCTGTTGTCCTTCACGTCCAGGCACTTGCCGAGCGCCCGCAGCGAGTCGTTGGCGCCCCTGCTCCACTGCTGCGCGCCGGAGCCGTTGCAGTCGTAGAGCTGAACAGCCGTCCCGTTGGCGGAACTCGCGCCCGCCACGTCCAGGCACTTGCCGCCGATACCGGTGATCGAACCGCCGGTGCCCCCGCCGCCGTCCGTCGTGACCCGCACGTAGTCGACGGTCAGGGTGCTCGGGAAGGGCGTGCTGCTGTTGGGGTCGCCGGGCCAGTAGCCGCCGACCGCGAGGTTGAGGATCAGGAAGAACGGCTTGTTGAACACCCACTCCCGGCCGCCCAGATCGGCGGGCGTACGGGTCTGGAAGACGTTGCCGTCGACCGACCAGCGGATGGAGTTGGGCGACCAGTCGATCGCGAAGGTGTGGAAGGCGTCGGCGAACGCCTGGCCGCCGGGGAGGCTGTAGCCGGCGCCGATGCCGCCCGAGCCCGAGTAACCGGGGCCGTGCAGGGTGCCGTGGACCGTGTTCGGCTCGAAGCCGACGTTCTCCATGATGTCGATCTCGCCGCTGTTGGGCCAGCCGACGTCGCCCATGTTGTTGCCGAGCATCCAGAACGCGGGCCACATGCCCTGCCCGCGCGGGACCTTCATCCGCGCCTCGACGCGGCCGTACTGCGCGGTGAACTTGCCCGCCGTGTTGAGCCGGGCCGATGTGTACTCGCACCGGCCGTACCAGCACTGGTAGTTGCCGGGGTTGTCCTTGCGGGCGGTGATGACGAGATTGCCCTGGCCATCGAGGGCGGCGTTGTTGTTGCCGGCCGTGTAGTACTGCCGTTCATGGTTGTTGACGTTGTCGCCGGTCTCGATCTGCCATCTACTGCCGTTGACGGCTGATCCGGCGGGACCGTCGAAGTTCTCGTCGAACGTGACGGCTCTGGCCGCCTTCGTGCCGTTCGTGTCGTTCGTATCGCTCGCGGCACTGATGCGGGCTTCGGGGGAGGGCGTCGCCGCTCCGGAGGGCACGGCCGTGGCCACGCTCGTACAACAGAGAAGAGCCAGGGCGTACAGCGTCACACGACGCCGCAGGGGGGTTCGCACAGGTCATCACTTCACTTCTCATGGGGGCATGGGCATGACATGCAGTGCTTTAATTCAATACTTGATTTAAGGGGGGCCGGGAGGGGCCGTCAAGGAGTTGGTATGGACCAAAGTGAGACCGGCAGTCGCTGCACACTGTTGCCCACGAAGCTGGCGTGGCGCGGCAGTTCGGCCTCCGTGACCGCGACGTCAAGGTCCGGGAAGCGGGTGAACAGCCGTTCCAGCGCGATCGTCGCCTCCATCCGGGCCAGCGACGACCCCAGACAGAAGTGCGTGCCGTGCCCGAGCGAGAGATGGCGGGTGGTCGAGCCCGTGGCGTACCTGGTGACGTCGAAGACGTCCGCGTCGTCCCCGTGCGCGGCCTTGTCGCGGCCCGCCGCCGAGTAGCCCGCGAGCACCGGCGTACCCTGCGGGATCACCGTGCCGTCCACCGTCAGGTCCCGGGTCGGGTAGCGGAACGGGAAGAAGCTCACCGGGCTGTCCCAGCGCAGGGTCTCCTCGACCACGTCCGACCAGCTCGCCTTGCCGTGCAGGACCAGTTCGAGCTGGTCGCGGTTGCGGCACAGGGCGCGCACCGCGTTGGTGATCAGATTCAGCGTCGTCTCGTGCCCGGCGATGATCATCAGCAGCAGGGTGCCGATGAGTTCATGCCCGCTCAGCCGGTCGCCGTCCTCCTCGCGCGCCGCGATCAGCGCGCTGGTCAGGTCCTCGCCGGGGCTCTCGGTACGGGAGGCGGCCACCGCGCTCAGTACGGCCACGATGTCCCGGTTGGCGGCCATCGCGTCCTCGGGAGAGATGTCCGTCGCGACGATCTGGTTCGACAGATGGTGCAGCTGGTCCCGGAACTCCTCGCCCACGCCCAGCAGTTCGCAGATCACGCCCATCGGCAGCGGCAGCGCGAAGTCCGCGCGGAGATCGACGACGTGCGGTCCGGCCTGGCCGTCCTGGCCAGGACTGCCGGCCGCCGCGAGCCCGTCCAGCAGCTCCGCCGTCACCTCCTCCACCCGCCCGCGCAGCGCCTCCACCCGTCGCGACGTGAACGCCTTGCTCACCAGCGACCGCAGCCGCCGGTGGTCGTCGCCGTCCGCCGTCGTCATGCCTTGAACGGTCGCGAACGTCTTCAGCGGCCAGCCGTCGGGAATCCGCCCCTCCCGCAACGCCGTGAAGTGGGCGGCGCCCTTGGCGACATCGGGGTGCGACAGGAACTCCTTCAGCGCGTCGTGCCCGATGACGGCCATCGCCTCGACCTCGCCGGGCAGTACGACGGGGGCCACCGCGCCGCGCGCGAGCAGCCGGGCGTTGGCCGCGTGCGGACAGCCACCGGACGGGTCCATCCGGTGCGGGACATCGGCGGCGGCGTCGGCGGAGACGTCCGCAGAGGTATCGGCGGACGTGCCGACGGGGACGCCGGGCGACATGTCGGCGGACGGATCGGGCTTGGCGATCATCGGTGCTCTCCTCAATTCCGCGGTGCCTGCGCTCCACGCGGCAACTGCGGTTCGGTGAAGCGGACGGGAAGGGCCGCCAGGCCCTTGCTCCAGGGCGATTTGATCCAGGCCAACTCGCTCTCGGGCACGGCCAGTTCGAGATCAGGCAGCCGGTGCCTGATGGTGTCGACCGCGGTACGGGTGATCAGCCTGGCCGGGTCCTGGGCGGGGCAGGTGTGCGGCCCGGCCCCGAACGCCAGGTGCGAGCGGTTGCCGACGACGGGCGTGCCGTCCTCCGGCAGGATGTCGGGGTCGGCGTTCGCCCCGGCCAGA
The nucleotide sequence above comes from Streptomyces sp. NBC_01716. Encoded proteins:
- a CDS encoding cytochrome P450 family protein, producing the protein MDPSGGCPHAANARLLARGAVAPVVLPGEVEAMAVIGHDALKEFLSHPDVAKGAAHFTALREGRIPDGWPLKTFATVQGMTTADGDDHRRLRSLVSKAFTSRRVEALRGRVEEVTAELLDGLAAAGSPGQDGQAGPHVVDLRADFALPLPMGVICELLGVGEEFRDQLHHLSNQIVATDISPEDAMAANRDIVAVLSAVAASRTESPGEDLTSALIAAREEDGDRLSGHELIGTLLLMIIAGHETTLNLITNAVRALCRNRDQLELVLHGKASWSDVVEETLRWDSPVSFFPFRYPTRDLTVDGTVIPQGTPVLAGYSAAGRDKAAHGDDADVFDVTRYATGSTTRHLSLGHGTHFCLGSSLARMEATIALERLFTRFPDLDVAVTEAELPRHASFVGNSVQRLPVSLWSIPTP
- a CDS encoding family 16 glycosylhydrolase, giving the protein MRTPLRRRVTLYALALLCCTSVATAVPSGAATPSPEARISAASDTNDTNGTKAARAVTFDENFDGPAGSAVNGSRWQIETGDNVNNHERQYYTAGNNNAALDGQGNLVITARKDNPGNYQCWYGRCEYTSARLNTAGKFTAQYGRVEARMKVPRGQGMWPAFWMLGNNMGDVGWPNSGEIDIMENVGFEPNTVHGTLHGPGYSGSGGIGAGYSLPGGQAFADAFHTFAIDWSPNSIRWSVDGNVFQTRTPADLGGREWVFNKPFFLILNLAVGGYWPGDPNSSTPFPSTLTVDYVRVTTDGGGGTGGSITGIGGKCLDVAGASSANGTAVQLYDCNGSGAQQWSRGANDSLRALGKCLDVKDNSTADGAQLQLWDCNGAGNQRWAVSGANDVVNIQADKCMDVTGSSTANGARAQIWTCTGAANQKWSVNA